In Methanomicrobium antiquum, one DNA window encodes the following:
- a CDS encoding Ig-like domain-containing protein produces the protein MNFKLKRFFTAVFICLVISLCIPASAQSAQAGQQEVISGGNSLEDSNENSNDEIFLEIYAKSKNIKSGDKAWISAIAKDNLGNPIANQTVYFFSSLELSGVNVDRYIGEAQTNEKGIAIFRPALSVNGDYGTILIGCAAENENTGDAYYSAHTMITVTNPYPCISEESEEDDNQN, from the coding sequence ATGAATTTTAAATTAAAAAGATTTTTTACAGCCGTATTTATATGTCTTGTAATTTCGCTATGCATTCCTGCATCAGCACAATCCGCACAGGCCGGACAGCAGGAAGTTATTTCGGGCGGGAATAGTTTAGAAGATTCCAATGAAAATTCTAATGATGAAATTTTTCTTGAGATTTATGCTAAAAGTAAGAACATAAAAAGCGGCGATAAAGCATGGATTTCTGCGATAGCAAAGGATAATTTGGGCAATCCAATCGCAAACCAGACTGTTTATTTCTTTTCGAGTCTTGAATTGTCAGGAGTAAATGTTGACAGGTATATTGGCGAGGCACAAACAAATGAAAAAGGAATTGCAATTTTTCGACCGGCACTTTCTGTAAACGGCGATTATGGAACAATATTGATAGGATGTGCGGCAGAAAACGAAAATACAGGTGATGCATACTATTCAGCACACACGATGATTACTGTTACAAACCCCTATCCATGTATTAGCGAAGAGTCCGAAGAAGATGATAATCAAAACTGA